In the Candidatus Chlamydia sanziniae genome, CTAGCAATATGTGCGAGTGATCTTAAAAAAAAAGAAGAACTTTGTCATAACCGTGTTGTCGCTACAGTTATGACAAATTTTGGCGTTTTAAGATATCTTGAGGAATTAGGAATAGAAGTCCTTGTTTCTCCAGTAGGAGATCGTCATGTATTGCAAGCTATGTTAGAACATGGAGCTACCCTAGGAGGGGAACAAAGCGGACACATGATCTTTTTGGGCTACAATACTACGGGAGACGGTATTGTTTCGGCTTTGCAAGTACTGCGGATCATGATAGAAAGTGAGTCTACATTATCCGATTTGACAGCTCCAATTGTAAAGAGTCCTCAAGCATTGATTAACATTTCTGTAAGAGAAAAAATCCCTCTGAACAGTCTTCCAATCGTTGAGAAAACTTTGAGGGATATACAAGAAGTTCTTGGTTCTTCAGGACGTATATTGTTAAGATATTCAGGAACAGAAAATATATGCCGAGTTATGGTCGAAGGCCTTAAAAAACATCAAGTAGATTGTCTTGCTCAAACACTCGCGGATATTATTAAAACAGAACTGGGCATTGGTAACATAGAATAGGTTAAATTATGTGCGGAATATTTGGGTATCTGGGCTCTAGAGAAGCAATCCCTCTTGTTTTGGAGGGCTTGGCTAAATTAGAATATCGGGGTTATGATTCCGCAGGCCTCGCTGTTGCAGTTCCACCACAACTTGTGATAAAAAGAACAGTGGGTCATGTAAAGACATTAGCTAATTTTTTGCAAAACGAAGAAATTCACTCTTCATTAACCATTGGTCATACACGCTGGGCTACTCATGGCGTGCCTACAGAGGAAAATGCCCACCCCCAGTCTGACCAAGACGTATCTTGTGCTGTTGTTCATAATGGAATTATTGAAAATTTTAAAGAATTAAAACAATCTCTCCTAGCCGAAGGCATTCAATTTTCTTCAGAAACTGACTCTGAAGTTATTGCACAACTTTTTGCACAACGCTATAATCTTTCTAAAGATCTTCTACATAGTTTTTCCTGGACTTTATCTCAATTAAAAGGAAGTGTTGCCTGTGCTCTAATTCATAAGGATTTCCCAGATACCCTACTTTGTGCATCACAAGAAAGTCCTCTACTTCTTGGTTTGAGCACGCAAGAGACTTTCATTGCTTCGGATGCACGGGCGTTTCTTAAACATACAAAAAATGTTCAGGCCTTAGGTTCTGGAGAACTTGCCATGATCGTTAAAGGCAAAGATGTTCAAATTTATAATTTTGAATTGAAAAAAATTTATAAAGAAATACGCCAAATCACTTCCACTGATGATGCTATAGATAAGCAAGGTTATAGTTATTACATGCTTAAAGAAATTTATGAGCAGCCCGAAGTTCTTGAAAACTTAATTCATAAGTACTTAGATACGCAAAACTTCCTTAGCCCTGATTTTTTATCACAATTTCCTTTAGATAAGTTTGAAGCAATTTCTATTGTAGCTTGCGGTTCTTCATATCACGCAGGATATTTA is a window encoding:
- the glmS gene encoding glutamine--fructose-6-phosphate transaminase (isomerizing), with translation MCGIFGYLGSREAIPLVLEGLAKLEYRGYDSAGLAVAVPPQLVIKRTVGHVKTLANFLQNEEIHSSLTIGHTRWATHGVPTEENAHPQSDQDVSCAVVHNGIIENFKELKQSLLAEGIQFSSETDSEVIAQLFAQRYNLSKDLLHSFSWTLSQLKGSVACALIHKDFPDTLLCASQESPLLLGLSTQETFIASDARAFLKHTKNVQALGSGELAMIVKGKDVQIYNFELKKIYKEIRQITSTDDAIDKQGYSYYMLKEIYEQPEVLENLIHKYLDTQNFLSPDFLSQFPLDKFEAISIVACGSSYHAGYLAKYIIESLVPISVHVEVASEFRYRCAYIGKNTLGILISQSGETADTLAALKELRRRNITYLLGICNVPESAIALGVDHCLFLEAGIEIGVASTKAFTSQVLLLTLFALKLATTHRRLSFEEQLSYSRGLISLPELCRQLLTNETLHSWAPFYYREERFLFLGRRFMYPVVMEAALKLKEIAYVEANAYPGGEMKHGPIALISKNTPVIAFCGDDVVYDKIVSNIMEAKARHAHVIAIAPESRQDIAAVSDKQIYVPDSHILVAPVLYTIVGQVMAYAIALGKGTEIDCPRNLAKSVTVE